The following are encoded in a window of Paraburkholderia hospita genomic DNA:
- a CDS encoding AMP-binding protein: MTAAQSFFDARDLLLRHRTDYERAYSEFRWPELGEFNWALDYFDVVARGNDNPALWIVDDPAQEGLKLSYAQMSERSSRMANFLRELGVGRGDRLLLMLPNRVELWDVMLAAMKLGAIVLPATTQLSPDDVRDRVQIGGANFVVVDSAETGKFDALDTPLKRISVGAPREGWTDIAAAYASSPTFTPDGATRASDPMLLYFTSGTTSKPKLVEHTHESYPVGHLSTMYWIGLQPGDIHWNISSPGWAKHAWSCFFAPWNAQACVFVYNFARFVPKETLDVLVRYNVTTLCAPPTVWRMLVQEPLASYPVKLREIVGAGEPLNPEIIERVRHAWNIVIRDGYGQTETTCQIGNPPGQPVVPGSMGRPLPGYRVELVDADDHPVTEGEIALPLAHRPLGLMTGYANNAKATEHAMRNGYYHTSDVAMRRDDGYLVYVGRSDDVFKSSDYRLSPFELESVLIEHEAIAEAAVVPSNDPLRLSVPKAFVTVRHGFEAGPELARDVFRFSREKLAPYKRIRRLQFSDLPKTISGKIRRVELRRRELERTAEPARLQDEYWEEDFPELRNGNGN; encoded by the coding sequence ATGACGGCAGCCCAGAGCTTTTTCGACGCGCGCGACCTGTTGTTGCGCCACCGCACCGACTATGAGCGCGCGTACAGCGAGTTCAGATGGCCTGAACTCGGGGAGTTCAACTGGGCGCTCGACTATTTCGACGTCGTCGCGAGAGGCAACGACAACCCGGCGCTGTGGATCGTCGATGATCCGGCGCAAGAAGGGCTGAAGCTCTCGTATGCGCAGATGTCGGAGCGCTCGTCGCGGATGGCGAATTTTCTGCGCGAGCTAGGCGTGGGGCGCGGCGACCGGCTGTTGTTGATGCTGCCGAACCGCGTCGAGCTGTGGGACGTGATGCTCGCGGCGATGAAGCTCGGTGCGATCGTGCTGCCCGCCACGACGCAACTGTCGCCCGACGACGTGCGCGACCGCGTGCAGATCGGCGGCGCGAATTTCGTCGTGGTCGATAGCGCGGAGACGGGCAAGTTCGACGCGCTCGATACGCCGTTGAAGCGGATCTCGGTTGGCGCGCCGCGCGAAGGCTGGACGGATATCGCAGCCGCCTACGCATCGTCGCCGACCTTCACGCCGGACGGCGCCACGCGCGCCAGCGATCCGATGCTGCTGTACTTCACGTCGGGCACGACGTCGAAGCCGAAACTGGTCGAGCACACGCACGAAAGCTATCCCGTCGGCCATCTGTCGACGATGTACTGGATCGGCCTGCAACCGGGCGATATCCACTGGAACATCAGCTCGCCCGGCTGGGCGAAGCACGCGTGGAGCTGCTTCTTCGCGCCGTGGAATGCGCAGGCGTGCGTGTTCGTCTACAACTTCGCGCGCTTCGTGCCGAAAGAAACGCTCGACGTGCTGGTGCGCTACAACGTCACGACGCTGTGCGCGCCGCCCACTGTATGGCGCATGCTCGTGCAGGAGCCGCTCGCGTCGTATCCCGTGAAGCTGCGCGAGATCGTCGGCGCGGGCGAACCGCTGAACCCGGAGATCATCGAGCGCGTGCGGCATGCCTGGAACATCGTGATTCGCGATGGCTACGGGCAGACGGAAACCACCTGCCAGATCGGCAACCCGCCGGGGCAGCCTGTGGTGCCGGGTTCGATGGGGCGTCCGTTGCCGGGCTACCGCGTCGAACTCGTCGATGCGGACGATCATCCTGTGACGGAAGGCGAAATCGCGCTGCCGCTCGCGCACCGTCCGCTCGGACTGATGACGGGTTACGCGAACAACGCGAAGGCCACCGAACACGCGATGCGCAACGGCTACTACCACACGTCCGATGTCGCGATGCGGCGCGACGATGGTTATCTCGTGTACGTCGGCCGCTCGGACGACGTGTTCAAGTCGTCCGATTACCGGCTGAGTCCGTTCGAACTCGAAAGCGTGCTGATCGAGCACGAAGCGATTGCCGAGGCGGCCGTGGTGCCGAGCAACGATCCTTTGCGTCTGTCGGTGCCGAAGGCATTCGTGACCGTGCGACATGGATTCGAAGCGGGTCCCGAACTGGCGCGCGATGTATTCCGCTTTTCGCGCGAAAAGCTCGCGCCGTACAAGCGCATTCGCCGCCTTCAATTCAGCGATTTACCGAAGACGATCTCCGGAAAGATTCGCCGCGTCGAACTAAGGCGGCGCGAACTGGAGCGCACGGCGGAGCCGGCGCGCCTGCAGGATGAGTACTGGGAAGAGGATTTCCCCGAGCTTCGCAATGGAAACGGAAACTGA
- a CDS encoding (2Fe-2S)-binding protein: protein MPHTIARPEVTPQEANPPGDTPHVQPSSSVTIPVELNVNGTSYALALDPRTTLLDALREHLHLTGTKKGCDHGQCGACTVHVNGRRENACLSFAATHEGDTITTIEGIGEPDALHPMQAAFVECDSYQCGYCTSGQIMSAVALLDEAIGPDDADVREAMSGNLCRCGAYQNIVTAIQAVRGKR, encoded by the coding sequence ATGCCTCACACCATCGCCCGACCCGAAGTCACTCCGCAGGAAGCCAATCCACCTGGCGACACGCCACACGTGCAGCCGTCGTCGAGCGTCACGATTCCCGTCGAACTGAACGTGAACGGCACGTCGTACGCGCTCGCGCTCGATCCGCGCACGACCTTGCTCGACGCGTTGCGCGAGCATCTGCATCTGACGGGCACGAAAAAAGGCTGCGACCACGGCCAGTGCGGCGCGTGCACGGTGCACGTGAACGGCCGCCGCGAAAACGCGTGTCTGTCGTTCGCAGCTACGCACGAAGGCGACACGATCACGACCATCGAAGGCATCGGCGAGCCCGATGCGCTGCATCCGATGCAGGCCGCGTTCGTCGAATGCGACAGTTATCAGTGCGGCTACTGTACGTCCGGCCAGATCATGTCGGCCGTCGCGCTGCTCGACGAAGCGATCGGCCCCGATGACGCCGACGTGCGCGAAGCGATGAGCGGCAACCTGTGCCGCTGCGGCGCCTATCAGAACATCGTGACGGCCATCCAGGCCGTGCGCGGCAAGCGCTAG
- a CDS encoding enoyl-CoA hydratase: MIELDYAHDGSVAVLTLKRPPANAFTPEGLSQLQHTVERLNGDAQVRAIVITGDGPKFFSAGADLNTFADGNKEIARQAASRFGTAFETLQNARPVVIAAINGYAMGGGLECALACDIRIAEQHAVMALPETAVGLLPCGCGTQTLPWLVGEGWAKRIVLTGERVDAATALRIGLVEEVVEKGAAREFALQMAARVAGLSPQAVTFSKDLIQQARNGVPRTAALAVERERFVDLFDGADQREGVNAFLEKRAPKWQGAQSKESQR; the protein is encoded by the coding sequence ATGATCGAACTCGACTACGCGCATGACGGCAGCGTCGCCGTGCTGACCCTGAAGCGCCCGCCAGCGAACGCATTCACACCGGAAGGGCTATCGCAGCTGCAGCACACCGTCGAACGCCTGAACGGCGACGCGCAAGTGCGCGCAATCGTCATCACGGGCGACGGCCCGAAGTTCTTCAGCGCGGGCGCCGATCTGAACACCTTCGCCGACGGCAACAAGGAAATCGCGCGACAAGCAGCATCGCGCTTCGGCACGGCGTTCGAGACGCTGCAAAACGCGCGGCCCGTCGTGATCGCGGCGATCAACGGCTATGCAATGGGCGGCGGGCTCGAGTGCGCGCTCGCGTGCGATATCCGCATCGCCGAGCAGCACGCGGTAATGGCGTTGCCGGAAACGGCCGTTGGCCTGCTGCCGTGCGGCTGCGGCACACAGACGCTGCCGTGGCTCGTCGGCGAAGGCTGGGCGAAGCGCATCGTGCTGACAGGCGAACGCGTCGATGCGGCGACGGCGCTGCGCATTGGGCTCGTCGAGGAAGTGGTCGAGAAAGGCGCGGCGCGCGAATTCGCGTTGCAGATGGCGGCGCGCGTCGCGGGCTTGAGCCCGCAGGCCGTCACGTTCAGCAAGGATCTGATCCAGCAGGCGCGCAACGGCGTGCCGCGCACGGCGGCGCTGGCCGTGGAGCGCGAGCGCTTCGTCGATCTGTTCGACGGCGCCGATCAGCGCGAGGGCGTCAACGCGTTCCTCGAAAAACGCGCGCCGAAGTGGCAAGGCGCGCAATCGAAGGAGTCGCAGCGATGA
- a CDS encoding AraC family transcriptional regulator, which yields MKTERGTISVSLVEETLALARARGVDLQPIVEAAGIAPQVLASPKSRVTPAQYGALWANIARTLDDEFFGQDAHAMKSGSFIAMTQMALTARNGGQALTRAVNFMRLVLDDMRVQIVTRDDRVRLAFAHRDGAPQPAMFAYATYFILVYGLVCWLVRRRIPLIEARFSCAEPPAAHEYRLMFCDDLSFGQSESYVDLSPDFLELPVVQTTRSIKPFLRDAPASFIIKYRNPGSLAARVRKALRALPMSAWPGSDEMAQRLHVAEATMRRHLKQEGYTYQSIKDDLRRDIAISQLQRGGQSVADIAATLGFAEPSAFHRAFRKWTGMRPADYRAVNAHTAGAPAANAGISRRAERAESD from the coding sequence ATGAAAACCGAAAGAGGCACGATCTCCGTGAGTCTCGTCGAAGAGACGCTGGCGCTCGCCCGCGCGCGCGGCGTCGACCTGCAGCCGATCGTCGAGGCGGCGGGCATCGCGCCTCAGGTGCTCGCGAGCCCGAAGAGCCGCGTGACGCCGGCGCAATACGGCGCGCTGTGGGCCAACATCGCAAGAACGCTCGACGACGAGTTCTTCGGCCAGGATGCCCACGCGATGAAAAGCGGCAGCTTCATCGCCATGACGCAGATGGCGCTGACGGCACGCAACGGCGGCCAGGCGCTCACGCGTGCCGTCAACTTCATGCGCCTCGTGCTCGACGACATGCGCGTGCAGATCGTCACGCGCGACGACCGCGTGCGCCTCGCATTCGCGCATCGCGACGGCGCGCCGCAGCCGGCCATGTTTGCCTACGCAACGTACTTCATCCTTGTCTACGGACTCGTATGCTGGCTGGTCAGGCGGCGCATCCCGCTGATCGAGGCGCGCTTCAGTTGCGCCGAGCCGCCCGCCGCGCACGAGTACCGGCTGATGTTCTGCGACGACCTGTCGTTCGGGCAGAGCGAGTCGTATGTCGATCTCTCGCCGGATTTTCTGGAACTGCCCGTCGTGCAGACCACGAGGTCCATCAAGCCGTTCCTGCGCGACGCGCCCGCGAGCTTCATCATCAAGTACCGCAATCCCGGCTCGCTCGCCGCGCGGGTGCGCAAGGCGCTGCGCGCGCTGCCGATGTCCGCCTGGCCGGGCTCCGACGAGATGGCGCAGCGCCTGCACGTCGCCGAGGCGACGATGCGGCGTCATCTGAAGCAGGAAGGCTATACGTACCAGTCGATCAAGGACGACTTGCGGCGCGACATCGCGATTTCGCAGTTGCAGCGCGGCGGCCAGTCGGTTGCCGACATCGCGGCGACGCTCGGATTTGCCGAGCCGAGCGCGTTTCACCGGGCGTTTCGCAAATGGACGGGGATGCGGCCGGCGGATTATCGGGCGGTGAACGCGCATACGGCAGGCGCGCCCGCGGCGAACGCGGGTATCTCCCGCCGGGCGGAACGCGCCGAATCCGACTAA
- a CDS encoding CoA-acylating methylmalonate-semialdehyde dehydrogenase, with protein sequence MSAIPSTLADRKVDTVKLLINGEFVESSATEWRDIVNPATQEVLARVPFATKAEVDAAIRSAHAAFATWKNTPIGARMRIMLKYQALIREHMPRIAKTLTAEQGKTLPDAEGDIFRGLEVVEHACSIGTLQQGEFAENVAGSVDTYTLRQPIGVCAGITPFNFPAMIPLWMFPMAIVCGNTFVLKPSEQDPLSTMQLVELAIEAGVPKGVLNVVHGGKEVVDGLCTHELVKAISFVGSTAVGTHVYNLGSQHGKRVQSMMGAKNHAVVLPDANREQTLNALVGAGFGAAGQRCMATSVVVLVGSSKEWLPELVAKAKTLKVNAGHEGGTDIGPVVSRAAKERVLGLIDAGVKEGATLALDGRGVGVPGYEAGNFIGPTVFSDVSVEMDVYKTEIFGPVLCVMTVPTLDDAIALVNSNPMGNGVGLFTQSGAAARKFQSEIDVGQVGINIPIPVPVPFFSFTGSRGSKLGDLGPYGKQVVQFYTQTKTVTARWFDDATVSDGVNTTISLR encoded by the coding sequence ATGAGCGCAATTCCTTCGACTCTGGCTGACCGCAAGGTCGACACGGTCAAGCTGTTGATCAACGGCGAATTTGTCGAGTCGAGCGCGACCGAGTGGCGCGACATCGTGAATCCGGCGACGCAGGAAGTGCTGGCGCGCGTACCGTTCGCGACGAAAGCGGAAGTGGACGCGGCGATCCGTTCCGCGCATGCCGCATTTGCGACCTGGAAGAACACGCCGATTGGCGCGCGCATGCGGATCATGCTGAAGTACCAGGCACTGATTCGAGAGCACATGCCGCGCATTGCGAAGACCTTGACGGCGGAGCAGGGCAAGACTTTGCCCGATGCAGAAGGCGACATTTTCCGCGGCCTCGAAGTGGTCGAGCATGCGTGCTCGATCGGCACGTTGCAGCAGGGCGAGTTCGCGGAGAACGTGGCGGGGAGTGTTGACACGTACACGCTGCGTCAGCCGATTGGTGTATGCGCGGGCATTACGCCGTTCAACTTCCCCGCGATGATTCCGCTGTGGATGTTCCCGATGGCGATCGTGTGCGGCAACACATTCGTTCTGAAGCCGTCGGAGCAGGACCCGCTATCGACGATGCAACTGGTCGAGCTGGCCATCGAAGCGGGCGTGCCGAAGGGCGTGCTGAACGTGGTGCATGGCGGGAAGGAAGTCGTCGATGGGTTGTGCACGCATGAGTTGGTGAAGGCGATTTCGTTTGTTGGATCGACGGCGGTGGGCACGCATGTGTACAACCTGGGCAGCCAGCACGGCAAGCGTGTGCAATCGATGATGGGCGCGAAGAATCACGCTGTCGTGTTGCCTGATGCGAACCGCGAGCAGACGTTGAATGCGCTGGTGGGTGCCGGCTTTGGCGCGGCGGGGCAGCGGTGTATGGCGACATCGGTGGTGGTGCTGGTGGGGTCGTCGAAGGAGTGGTTGCCCGAGCTTGTCGCGAAGGCGAAGACGTTGAAGGTGAATGCCGGACATGAGGGCGGCACGGATATCGGGCCTGTGGTTTCGCGTGCTGCGAAGGAGCGTGTTCTTGGGCTGATCGACGCGGGCGTGAAGGAGGGTGCAACGCTTGCGCTGGATGGGCGGGGTGTTGGTGTGCCTGGCTACGAGGCCGGTAATTTCATCGGGCCGACGGTGTTTAGTGATGTTTCGGTCGAGATGGATGTCTATAAGACGGAGATCTTTGGGCCTGTGTTGTGTGTGATGACCGTGCCGACGCTGGACGACGCGATTGCGCTTGTGAATAGCAATCCGATGGGTAATGGCGTCGGACTCTTCACGCAGAGCGGCGCGGCGGCGCGGAAGTTTCAGAGCGAGATCGATGTTGGGCAGGTTGGGATCAATATTCCTATTCCCGTGCCGGTTCCGTTTTTTAGTTTTACTGGGTCTCGCGGGTCGAAGCTTGGGGATCTTGGGCCCTATGGCAAGCAGGTTGTGCAGTTTTATACGCAGACTAAGACTGTCACGGCCAGGTGGTTTGATGATGCCACTGTCAGTGATGGTGTGAATACGACCATTAGCCTTCGATAG
- a CDS encoding acyl-CoA dehydrogenase family protein: protein MDEFYTDEQRMIRDAARDFSVERLAPNAAQWDREGKLPAEVVGQMGELGFLGMIVPPEWGGSYTDYIAYALALEEIAAGCAACATLMSVHNSVGCGPILNFGTDAQKDRYLADLATGKRIGAFCLTEPHAGSEANNIRTRAVLRDGQWVINGSKQFVTNGARASIAIVFAVTDPDAGKRGISAFIVPTDTPGFNVGRPESKLGIRASDTCPISLDDCAVPEANLLGAPGEGLRIALSNLEGGRIGIAAQAIGIARAAFDAARAYANERVQFGKALKEHQTIANMLADMATRLNAARLLVHHAARLRSAGRPCLSEASQAKLYASEMAEEVCSKAIQIHGGYGYLEDYAVERHYRDARITQIYEGTSEVQRMVIARHV, encoded by the coding sequence ATGGACGAGTTCTACACCGACGAGCAGCGGATGATCCGCGACGCGGCGCGCGACTTCTCGGTCGAACGCCTCGCGCCGAACGCGGCGCAATGGGACCGCGAAGGCAAGTTGCCGGCGGAAGTCGTCGGGCAGATGGGCGAGCTGGGCTTTCTCGGCATGATCGTGCCGCCCGAATGGGGCGGCTCGTACACCGACTACATCGCGTATGCGCTCGCACTCGAAGAGATCGCGGCCGGCTGCGCCGCCTGCGCGACGCTGATGAGCGTGCACAACTCGGTCGGCTGCGGGCCGATCCTCAACTTCGGCACCGACGCTCAAAAGGATCGCTATCTCGCCGATCTCGCGACGGGCAAGCGCATCGGCGCCTTCTGCCTGACCGAGCCGCATGCGGGCAGCGAAGCGAACAACATCCGCACACGCGCCGTGCTGCGCGATGGCCAGTGGGTTATCAACGGGAGCAAGCAGTTCGTGACGAACGGCGCGCGCGCCAGCATCGCGATCGTGTTCGCCGTCACCGATCCCGACGCGGGCAAGCGCGGCATCTCGGCCTTTATCGTGCCGACGGATACGCCGGGCTTCAACGTCGGGCGCCCCGAGAGCAAGCTCGGTATTCGCGCGTCGGATACCTGCCCGATCTCGCTCGACGATTGCGCCGTGCCCGAAGCGAATCTGCTCGGCGCGCCGGGCGAGGGCTTGCGCATCGCGCTGTCGAATCTGGAAGGCGGACGCATCGGTATCGCGGCGCAGGCGATCGGCATTGCGCGCGCGGCGTTCGATGCGGCCCGCGCGTATGCGAACGAGCGCGTCCAGTTCGGCAAGGCGTTGAAGGAACATCAGACCATCGCCAACATGCTCGCCGACATGGCGACGCGCCTGAACGCCGCGCGCCTGCTTGTGCATCACGCGGCGCGGCTGCGCAGCGCGGGGCGGCCGTGTCTGTCGGAGGCATCGCAGGCGAAGCTGTATGCGTCGGAGATGGCTGAAGAGGTTTGCTCGAAGGCGATTCAGATTCACGGCGGCTATGGGTATCTGGAGGACTACGCCGTCGAGCGGCATTATCGCGATGCCCGCATTACGCAAATCTATGAAGGCACGAGCGAAGTACAAAGAATGGTTATCGCGCGGCACGTTTGA
- a CDS encoding FAD binding domain-containing protein, with translation MELFQLSRANDMRDAIVAGAASQTAQQGAQVRFLAGGTTLLDLMKLDVEKPARVVDISHLPLDRVEITDEGGVRIGALVRNADLALHPLIHEPYAVLSQALLAGASAQLRNMATTGGNLLQRTRCVYFRDTAMPCNKRVPGSGCAAITGFNRTMAILGTSDACIATNPSDMNVALAALGATVQIHGTKGARSVPIDDFYLLPGDTPERETVLEPGDLVTHVTLPPIPGSRSLYLKLRDRASYEFALASAAVVVNVADGRITRAHVALGGVGTKPWHAREAEAELAGAVPDAASFARAADAALANAKAQSQNGFKIELSRRCLIHALTQVMQSV, from the coding sequence ATGGAACTGTTCCAGCTTTCGCGCGCGAACGACATGCGCGACGCGATCGTCGCAGGCGCCGCGTCGCAGACCGCGCAGCAGGGCGCACAGGTGCGCTTTCTCGCGGGCGGCACGACGCTGCTCGATCTGATGAAACTCGATGTGGAGAAACCGGCGCGCGTGGTCGATATCAGCCACTTGCCGCTTGACCGCGTCGAAATAACCGACGAGGGCGGCGTGCGTATCGGCGCGCTGGTGCGTAATGCCGACCTCGCGCTGCATCCGCTGATTCACGAGCCGTATGCGGTGCTGTCGCAGGCGCTGCTGGCGGGCGCGTCCGCGCAACTGCGCAACATGGCGACGACGGGCGGCAACCTGCTGCAACGCACGCGCTGCGTCTACTTCCGCGATACCGCGATGCCGTGCAACAAGCGCGTGCCCGGTTCCGGCTGCGCCGCGATCACCGGCTTCAACCGGACGATGGCAATTCTCGGTACGAGCGACGCATGTATTGCAACCAATCCGTCGGATATGAACGTCGCGCTCGCGGCACTCGGCGCGACGGTTCAGATTCACGGGACGAAGGGCGCGCGCAGTGTTCCGATCGACGATTTCTACCTGCTGCCGGGCGACACACCGGAGCGCGAAACCGTGCTCGAACCGGGCGATCTCGTCACACATGTCACGTTGCCTCCGATTCCGGGCAGCCGGTCGCTGTATCTGAAGCTGCGCGACCGCGCGTCGTATGAATTCGCGCTGGCTTCGGCGGCCGTCGTCGTCAATGTGGCCGACGGGCGTATCACGCGCGCGCATGTTGCGCTCGGCGGCGTCGGCACGAAGCCGTGGCACGCGCGCGAAGCCGAAGCCGAACTCGCGGGCGCCGTGCCCGATGCGGCGAGCTTTGCGCGCGCCGCCGACGCCGCGCTCGCGAATGCGAAAGCGCAGAGCCAGAACGGCTTCAAGATCGAACTATCGAGGCGCTGCCTGATACATGCATTGACGCAGGTCATGCAGTCCGTCTGA
- the mmsB gene encoding 3-hydroxyisobutyrate dehydrogenase: MKIGFIGLGNMGAPMALNLLKAGHALRVFDLNTQALETLQQAGAKTAKTPKEASTDVEYVITMLPAAAHVKAVLTGEEGILAGIAKNVTIIDSSTIDPASVKTFAELATQNGNTFVDAPVSGGTGGATSGTLTFMVGSTAETYEQVKPILSAMGKNIVHCGETSTGQVAKICNNLVLGITMAGVSEAMALGEKLGIDPQVLGKIINTSTGRCWSSDTYNPFPGVIDTAPSTRGYTGGFGTDLMLKDLGLATDAAKLARQPVYLGALAQQLYQTMSTNGAGKLDFSAVIKLYRKDGDA, encoded by the coding sequence ATGAAAATCGGCTTCATAGGACTAGGCAACATGGGCGCGCCGATGGCGCTAAACCTGCTAAAGGCGGGCCACGCCCTAAGAGTTTTCGATCTGAACACGCAAGCGTTAGAAACCCTGCAACAAGCAGGCGCAAAAACAGCAAAAACGCCAAAAGAAGCATCGACGGACGTCGAATATGTCATCACGATGCTCCCAGCCGCAGCACATGTAAAAGCAGTGCTAACAGGCGAAGAAGGCATCCTCGCGGGCATCGCGAAGAACGTGACGATCATCGACTCGAGCACGATCGACCCAGCCAGCGTAAAAACCTTCGCCGAACTGGCGACACAGAATGGAAACACCTTCGTAGACGCGCCAGTCTCAGGCGGCACAGGCGGCGCCACATCCGGCACACTGACATTCATGGTCGGCAGCACCGCAGAAACCTACGAACAGGTGAAACCAATCCTCTCAGCAATGGGCAAAAACATAGTCCACTGCGGCGAAACCTCGACCGGCCAGGTTGCAAAGATCTGCAACAACCTGGTGCTAGGCATCACGATGGCGGGCGTTTCCGAAGCGATGGCACTCGGCGAAAAACTCGGCATCGACCCCCAGGTACTGGGCAAAATCATCAACACATCGACGGGCCGTTGCTGGAGTTCGGACACCTACAACCCGTTCCCTGGCGTCATCGACACCGCGCCGTCGACGCGCGGCTACACAGGCGGCTTCGGCACCGACCTGATGCTCAAGGACCTCGGCCTCGCCACCGATGCCGCCAAACTCGCGCGCCAACCCGTCTACCTCGGCGCGCTCGCGCAACAGCTCTATCAGACCATGAGCACGAACGGCGCCGGTAAGCTCGACTTCTCAGCGGTGATCAAGCTGTATCGCAAGGATGGAGACGCGTAA
- a CDS encoding enoyl-CoA hydratase/isomerase family protein, giving the protein MSAVLKEASMHEPDVLFRVVNRVAIVTLNRPAALNALSHEMVRELAALVERCRTDSEIVAVVLRGAGAKGFCAGGDVRALFGMRQRNERNWQQFFIDEYRLDYALHTFPKPVVALLDGITMGGGMGLGQAARLRIVTERTKIAMPETRIGFLPDVGATRFLSMMPAEIELYVGLTGVTLSGAEALRFQLADLCVPSEWLDTFEERLLRIATADVAADELLRALRTVFEPPCNIVPHAGLGAFTQLILRHFDRRSGVERIVATLRHDLEREHSREVRQWLQATYEALTSHSPTMLYVTRDALLRGRQMTLAECFRMELGIVTRAIEEGDFSEGVRAHLVDKDRKPRWAPATLAEVRPERVRHFLSSPWRAQAHPLADLGEEQALA; this is encoded by the coding sequence ATGAGCGCTGTTCTCAAAGAGGCAAGCATGCACGAACCCGACGTGCTGTTTCGCGTCGTCAATCGCGTCGCGATCGTCACGCTGAACCGGCCGGCTGCGCTGAACGCGTTGTCGCACGAGATGGTGCGCGAGCTGGCCGCGCTGGTCGAGCGCTGCCGCACCGATAGCGAGATCGTCGCCGTGGTGCTGCGCGGCGCAGGCGCGAAAGGCTTCTGCGCGGGTGGCGACGTGCGCGCGCTGTTCGGCATGCGGCAGCGCAACGAAAGGAACTGGCAGCAGTTCTTCATCGACGAGTACCGGCTCGATTACGCGCTGCATACCTTCCCGAAGCCCGTTGTCGCGCTGCTCGACGGCATCACGATGGGCGGCGGCATGGGGCTTGGCCAGGCGGCGCGGCTGCGCATCGTCACCGAGCGAACCAAGATCGCAATGCCCGAGACGCGCATCGGCTTTCTGCCCGACGTCGGCGCAACGCGTTTTCTGAGCATGATGCCCGCCGAGATCGAACTGTATGTCGGGCTGACGGGCGTGACGCTGTCGGGCGCGGAGGCATTGCGCTTCCAGCTGGCGGATCTGTGCGTGCCGTCCGAATGGCTCGATACGTTCGAGGAACGTCTATTGCGCATCGCAACGGCCGACGTCGCCGCCGACGAGCTGCTGCGCGCCTTGCGCACCGTATTCGAGCCGCCGTGCAACATCGTCCCGCACGCGGGGCTCGGCGCGTTCACGCAGCTGATCTTGCGCCACTTCGACCGGCGCTCGGGTGTCGAGCGGATCGTCGCGACGCTGCGCCATGATCTGGAGCGCGAGCATTCGCGTGAGGTGCGTCAATGGCTGCAGGCAACCTACGAAGCGCTGACGTCGCATTCGCCGACCATGCTGTACGTCACGCGCGACGCGTTGTTGCGCGGCCGTCAGATGACGCTCGCCGAATGTTTCCGGATGGAACTGGGTATCGTCACGCGGGCAATCGAAGAGGGCGATTTCAGCGAAGGCGTGCGCGCGCATCTCGTCGACAAGGACCGCAAGCCGCGCTGGGCACCCGCGACGCTGGCTGAAGTGCGGCCCGAGCGCGTGCGGCATTTCCTGTCGTCGCCGTGGCGCGCGCAGGCGCATCCTTTGGCTGATCTTGGCGAGGAGCAAGCGCTTGCGTGA